One genomic window of Equus caballus isolate H_3958 breed thoroughbred chromosome 6, TB-T2T, whole genome shotgun sequence includes the following:
- the RDH5 gene encoding retinol dehydrogenase 5, with the protein MWLPLLLGTLLWVALWLLRDQQSLPASDAFVFITGCDSGFGRLLALRLDQRGFRVLASCLTPSGAEDLQRVASSRLHTTLLDVTDPQSVQRAAKWVETHVGEAGLFGLVNNAGVAGIIGPTPWLTRDDFHRVLNVNTLGPIGVTLALLPLLQQARGRVINVTSVLGRLAANGGGYCVSKFGLEAFSDSLRRDVAPFGVRVSIVEPGFFQTPVTNLKSLENALQACWARLPPATQAHYGEAFLTKYLKVQQRIMNLLCDPDLTKVSKCLEHALTARHPRTRYSPGWDAKLLWLPASYLPASLVDAMLTWVLPKPAHAIY; encoded by the exons ATgtggctgcctctgctgctgggaACCTTGCTCTGGGTGGCGCTGTGGCTGCTCAGGGACCAGCAGAGCCTGCCCGCCAGCGATGCCTTCGTCTTCATCACGGGTTGTGACTCAGGCTTCGGGCGGCTTCTGGCACTGAGACTGGACCAGAGAGGCTTCCGAGTCCTGGCCAGCTGCCTGACCCCCTCAGGGGCAGAGGACCTCCAGCGGGTGGCCTCCTCCCGCCTCCACACCACTCTGCTGGATGTCACTGATCCCCAGAGTGTCCAGCGGGCAGCCAAGTGGGTGGAGACACATGTTGGGGAAGCAG GGCTTTTTGGTCTGGTGAATAATGCTGGTGTGGCTGGTATCATCGGACCCACACCGTGGCTGACACGGGATGATTTCCACCGGGTGCTGAATGTGAACACACTGGGTCCCATCGGGGTCACACTTgccctgctgcccctgctgcaGCAGGCCCGGGGCCGGGTGATCAATGTCACTAGTGTCCTGGGTCGCCTAGCAGCCAATGGTGGGGGCTACTGTGTCTCCAAGTTTGGCCTGGAGGCTTTCTCGGACAGCCTGAG GCGGGACGTGGCTCCTTTTGGGGTCCGAGTCTCCATCGTGGAGCCTGGTTTCTTCCAAACCCCTGTGACAAACCTGAAGAGTCTGGAGAACGCCCTGCAGGCCTGCTGGGCAcggctccctccagccacacaggccCACTATGGGGAGGCCTTCCTCACCAAGT ACCTGAAGGTGCAGCAGCGCATCATGAACCTGCTCTGTGACCCGGACCTGACCAAGGTGAGCAAGTGCCTGGAGCATGCCCTGACTGCTCGTCACCCCAGGACCCGCTACAGCCCAGGCTGGGACGCCAAGCTGCTCTGGCTGCCAGCTTCCTACCTGCCAGCCAGCCTGGTGGATGCCATGCTCACCTGGGTCCTTCCCAAGCCTGCCCATGCCATCTACTGA
- the CD63 gene encoding CD63 antigen — protein sequence MAVEGGMKCVKFMLYVLLLAFCACAVGLIAVGVATQVVLSQTIIPGATTGSLVPVVIIAVGAFLFLVAFVGCCGACKENYCLMITFAVFLSLITLVEVAAAIAGYVFRDRVMSEFSKDFKQQMQNYPKDNHTALILDRMQEKFHCCGATNYTDWETIPLPVKGQVPDSCCVNVTQGCGTKFTEKDIYTKGCVEKIGGWLRKNVLVVAAAALGIAFVEVLGIVFACCLVKSIRSGYEVM from the exons ATGGCGGTGGAAGGAGGAATGAAATGTGTCAAGTTCATGCTCTACGTTCTTCTGCTGGCCTTTTGC GCCTGCGCAGTGGGTCTGATTGCTGTGGGTGTAGCAACCCAGGTGGTCCTGAGTCAGACCATCATCCCGGGAGCCACCACTGGCTCCCTCGTGCCCGTGGTCATCATCGCAGTGGGTGCCTTCCTCTTCCTGGTGGCCTTTGTGGGCTGCTGTGGGGCCTGCAAGGAGAACTACTGTCTTATGATCACG TTTGCCGTCTTCCTGTCTCTTATCACGCTGGTGGAGGTGGCCGCAGCCATAGCTGGCTATGTCTTTAGAGACAGG gtAATGTCAGAATTTAGTAAGGACTTCAAGCAGCAGATGCAAAATTATCCAAAAGACAACCACACTGCTTTGATCCTGGACAGGATGCAGGAAAAA TTCCACTGCTGCGGCGCAACTAACTATACTGACTGGGAGACCATCCCTCTCCCGGTCAAGGGCCAAGTCCCTGACTCCTGCTGCGTCAATGTCACTCAGGGCTGCGGGACTAAGTTCACCGAGAAGGACATCTATACCAAG GGCTGTGTGGAGAAGATTGGGGGCTGGCTGAGGAAAAATGTGCTGGTGGTGGCTGCAGCAGCCCTGGGCATTGCCTTTGTGGAG GTCCTGGGAATTGTCTTTGCCTGCTGCCTTGTGAAGAGTATCCGAAGTGGCTATGAGGTGATGTAG